One Pseudomonas sp. FP1742 genomic window carries:
- a CDS encoding DUF262 domain-containing protein: MTTQGFGAQLLTLPSIFSDRLFTIPDYQRGYAWDKKQVDELLKDVDHLMQDGAALRHYTGTLVLSRPKHATDNAFHVVDGQQRLTTLAIFLYLLCESLPIEERAAFSALYLRRGELGNDRAVLRLNSDTRLFFERVVMAEGNLDNSPIKLEAHQRLLGARGSIKKWLEDKIALGIEPQRIRDILESRLGFLVFAPEEDAETGIMFEVINNRGKPLSELEKVKNYLIYCCVKLSAASLRDTIDQDWSEILRALNIAGKTSAGDESAFLRYCLVVHFKLNKTDSQYGYEELKKRVNLDSCLAEDLPREPVIKKIAAFVQFMKTAALWYQRLYGRDHAGLEPEMVVLLDQIRAQARHASVMPLFLAMVIKLQGSGERLHKLLRLLEILNFRVYMARNMTSRNDTGQGDLYWYAAHYYHSGLLAALQPEELKVGRIHLETDEDALEYRLVNFINWLAADHRFIKSFSLDPDSPDDFYKWRGLRYFLMNYEAKLQPRKTIQIDKILLGVSEGKTSDYYSVEHLWATENRNGGGENNRKQDKYQRRRLGNFVLLELRLNIQGNNDDLEDKLPRYCEGLGEEPPTELHQVRKMAFDTHSLIESFDGRRRTINFYHDLHGELNDHQEQRFIKFAQARWSLKPFIGYAQIQREAAAANEES; this comes from the coding sequence ATGACCACACAAGGATTTGGCGCTCAACTGCTGACGCTGCCGAGCATCTTTTCGGATCGGCTTTTCACCATTCCGGATTATCAGCGTGGCTACGCGTGGGACAAAAAGCAGGTCGATGAACTGCTCAAGGACGTCGATCATCTGATGCAGGATGGTGCTGCGTTACGTCATTACACCGGCACACTCGTCCTCAGTCGTCCGAAACATGCGACAGACAACGCCTTCCACGTAGTGGATGGTCAGCAGCGGCTGACCACGCTTGCCATTTTTCTGTACCTGCTGTGTGAGTCGCTGCCTATCGAAGAAAGGGCTGCGTTTTCCGCGCTGTATTTACGCCGTGGTGAGCTTGGCAATGATCGCGCTGTCTTGCGCTTGAACTCGGATACACGGTTGTTTTTCGAACGTGTGGTGATGGCTGAAGGCAACCTCGATAACAGTCCGATTAAACTTGAGGCGCACCAACGATTACTCGGCGCCAGAGGTTCGATTAAGAAGTGGCTTGAGGACAAAATCGCTTTGGGAATTGAGCCACAGCGGATCAGGGACATCCTTGAGTCCAGGCTCGGCTTTCTGGTGTTCGCGCCTGAAGAAGATGCTGAAACGGGGATCATGTTCGAGGTCATCAACAACAGGGGGAAACCGCTTAGCGAGTTGGAGAAGGTTAAAAACTATTTGATTTACTGCTGTGTGAAGCTTTCTGCGGCTTCGCTCAGGGACACAATCGATCAGGATTGGTCAGAAATCCTAAGGGCCTTGAACATCGCTGGCAAAACCTCAGCCGGCGACGAAAGTGCATTCCTTCGTTACTGCCTAGTCGTCCATTTCAAACTGAATAAAACCGATAGCCAATACGGTTATGAAGAGCTGAAAAAGCGAGTAAACCTCGACAGCTGTCTGGCTGAGGATTTACCCCGCGAGCCGGTGATCAAAAAAATTGCCGCCTTTGTGCAGTTTATGAAAACCGCCGCGCTCTGGTATCAACGTCTGTATGGGCGTGATCACGCAGGTTTAGAGCCTGAGATGGTGGTACTTCTTGATCAAATCCGCGCGCAGGCCCGTCATGCGTCGGTTATGCCGCTGTTCCTGGCGATGGTGATCAAATTGCAGGGCTCGGGCGAGCGCCTGCATAAACTGCTTCGGTTGTTGGAGATCCTCAATTTTCGGGTCTACATGGCGCGGAACATGACGTCACGTAATGACACTGGACAAGGCGATCTCTATTGGTACGCGGCACATTATTACCACTCTGGGCTTTTGGCCGCGCTTCAGCCTGAAGAGCTTAAGGTCGGGCGTATCCATTTGGAAACCGATGAGGATGCGTTGGAATACCGGCTCGTTAATTTTATCAATTGGCTAGCGGCGGATCACCGGTTTATTAAGTCCTTCTCTCTGGACCCTGACAGCCCCGACGATTTTTACAAATGGCGTGGCTTGCGGTACTTCCTCATGAACTACGAGGCGAAGCTCCAACCGCGAAAAACGATTCAAATTGATAAAATTCTTCTCGGGGTTTCGGAAGGTAAAACCTCAGACTATTACTCGGTGGAGCACCTCTGGGCTACTGAAAATAGAAATGGTGGGGGGGAAAACAACCGTAAACAGGATAAGTACCAACGGCGCCGGCTAGGCAATTTTGTCTTACTGGAACTGCGCCTGAACATTCAGGGAAACAACGATGACCTGGAAGACAAGCTTCCACGCTACTGCGAGGGACTGGGGGAAGAGCCGCCTACAGAACTTCATCAAGTTCGAAAAATGGCTTTCGACACGCATTCGCTGATCGAAAGTTTCGATGGCAGAAGGCGGACGATCAACTTTTATCACGACCTTCATGGCGAGCTAAATGACCATCAAGAGCAACGGTTCATCAAGTTCGCCCAAGCACGTTGGTCGCTGAAGCCTTTCATTGGGTACGCGCAAATTCAGCGGGAAGCGGCCGCCGCGAACGAAGAAAGCTGA